The proteins below are encoded in one region of Ereboglobus luteus:
- a CDS encoding autotransporter domain-containing protein, giving the protein MATVNGEALTNRYDPRLSISTSGTVFVVSPGVRNLRMTWAGSDTGAPTTWDGQVGNWGESSGERYFRDGDSVIFGATSSGVISIDAAGVTVGDLSVETAAGQALTFAGGGITGTNAATDSDRHVGGADGLVYLGGGSTAAVTSKLVKAGEGTLVFDNDANVFMGGIEVRSGTIAFSDGGQLGGAGISFTNNAALRVDATTALATNVSISADKTATFDTRENSLEYSGTLTSAASSKIAKAGSGDLWINNTNQAAHHGATEVREGRLLLAGNASWGDGAVTVSQGAGFGGHGVAQNVTLLGGGALHAGTPDALVAERLTVSSALTLNAGSLVNFSIISGAANPLASVNSSLMAGSVNIVGGGVSDITIDLDRLVNGVFNLGNASTLTGAKITYFGQELGERQKITYESTAASGTLLIKIDMPDNQVMQWTGAVNGNWNINTRNWQIAGSGSAYSFGDGDKLVFDGVADAGNPDNRTITIAGRRMTLSDMVVTGTADYVFRGDAQIITDASSATSNISGSAQGKLVKEGEGTVSFENVGNEFKGGVEVKGGAVAFTKAEQLNTGGAGIVLDSGTLRAADELIVLSEAINIASGKSGAFDTDGHTVRYTGVFAPASSGTFVKTGAGVFEMMGDNSGYNGSLLVAGGDLLLRNEAMTLSRLGGTVRVTDGGTFGGEGEVLGSVTVGRGGALRIGAAVTGAEQLSVADLRMENGSMIYGGGILAGSMKIGAAEGDLITLTNITAKPVTITAATGGDGTLVKAGGGLLTLSGTATMGHKQTRIEGGIVYVRDIDPSEISSLVHSFDLAGGWLDLADVRDFGDVPYDQWTNLTLSGNAGGVIGYGDAITLREGDVGFQIGGSGTGVGVFVVVDAGTGTATLSGSSNYVGYTRVDSGVLAVSNDFNLGNTDTSIAAPRDVILNGGNLLAAGGFTSERKIEMRQAGSVIVNSGTASLLALSGTGDFTKEGKGTLFLTLPGNETSTHTGAKTVVAGVLQGRANVLTGLITNSGTVALYASEDDYPTGVFTGTISGGAFAKAGDGIADIGSTAAFIGLSSVRVEDGVLTSTSRPLVISAAASVDIGDRGTFSFPKGGVLTTPLVRNQGMIRVGFGAGGSVPNEKLTINGDYHGGASNDAPGYLTLGLGSVVGGQVIDADTLYITGSATGKTHVTFVRQTGNDPFADNLAGQADSLPLNVIRVEGGGGEFLQSGRLTYGVKDYVLTYEPDTGTSHWRISTASEIPAIVAVDAALMLANHASFGGLSQRLESMGLLDGYKGRQGFDFWVNGIYRRDKFSDTIYDGATANTYGWQAGVDYTDANRTFALGVFFEQITSDTDMPYATDTKSDTDGFGAYITYRPSKWFFNLLIRLSKGTYDINIPNTPQFGTDTGSAGISVEVARYYEFGNGWLVEPQVQFLWSRSNVDNTKDSVPVSGIEDPLTNYGREYRVSAIDYSSLRASVMVSRRFVTGNNWELRPYARASFANEFGGDTDMTVYTIGETIKYKNSLGGTYGTLSGGATVRIHDRFDIWTDLAWYCAGKIDGFSVNFGAGYRF; this is encoded by the coding sequence GACGTGGGCGGGAAGCGACACCGGCGCGCCCACAACGTGGGACGGCCAGGTTGGAAATTGGGGCGAGTCTTCGGGAGAGCGTTATTTCCGGGATGGCGACAGCGTGATTTTTGGCGCGACTTCGTCGGGTGTTATTTCCATCGACGCGGCGGGGGTGACGGTCGGGGATCTCTCCGTTGAGACGGCCGCGGGGCAGGCGCTCACTTTCGCGGGCGGCGGAATCACCGGCACGAATGCGGCGACCGATTCCGACCGGCATGTCGGCGGCGCGGACGGCTTGGTTTATCTTGGCGGCGGCTCGACCGCGGCGGTGACCAGCAAGCTCGTCAAGGCGGGCGAGGGCACACTTGTTTTTGATAATGACGCCAATGTTTTTATGGGAGGCATTGAAGTCCGGTCCGGCACCATTGCGTTCAGCGACGGCGGGCAGCTTGGCGGCGCGGGCATCAGCTTTACGAACAACGCGGCTTTGCGTGTCGATGCGACCACCGCGCTGGCGACCAATGTTTCCATCTCGGCTGACAAAACCGCGACATTCGACACGCGCGAAAACTCGCTCGAATACAGCGGCACCTTGACCTCGGCGGCTTCATCAAAAATTGCCAAGGCGGGTTCCGGCGACTTGTGGATAAACAACACAAACCAGGCCGCGCATCATGGCGCGACGGAAGTGCGGGAAGGGCGCTTGTTGTTGGCGGGCAACGCGAGCTGGGGCGATGGCGCCGTGACGGTTTCTCAAGGCGCGGGATTTGGCGGGCATGGCGTCGCGCAAAACGTGACATTGCTCGGCGGCGGCGCGCTGCACGCGGGCACGCCCGATGCCTTGGTCGCGGAGCGACTGACCGTCTCCTCGGCGCTCACCCTTAACGCGGGCTCGTTGGTCAATTTCAGCATTATCTCCGGCGCCGCGAATCCGCTTGCCAGCGTGAACTCGTCATTGATGGCCGGGAGTGTGAATATCGTCGGCGGAGGCGTGTCCGATATCACCATCGATTTGGACCGGCTCGTGAACGGCGTCTTTAATTTGGGCAATGCCTCGACGCTGACCGGGGCAAAGATCACGTATTTCGGGCAGGAACTGGGAGAGCGCCAAAAGATCACCTATGAATCGACCGCGGCTTCCGGCACGCTCTTGATCAAAATAGACATGCCGGACAACCAGGTCATGCAATGGACGGGCGCGGTGAATGGCAATTGGAACATCAATACGCGCAACTGGCAGATCGCGGGCAGCGGTTCCGCGTATTCTTTTGGCGATGGCGACAAGCTTGTTTTCGATGGCGTGGCCGATGCCGGAAATCCCGACAATCGCACGATCACGATCGCCGGCAGGCGCATGACGCTGTCGGACATGGTGGTCACGGGAACCGCGGATTATGTTTTCCGTGGTGATGCCCAGATCATCACCGACGCGAGCTCGGCGACATCCAACATCTCCGGCAGCGCCCAGGGAAAATTGGTCAAGGAGGGCGAGGGCACGGTGTCCTTTGAAAATGTTGGAAACGAATTCAAGGGTGGCGTCGAGGTGAAGGGCGGCGCGGTGGCGTTTACCAAGGCGGAGCAGTTGAACACGGGCGGCGCGGGGATCGTGCTCGATTCCGGCACGCTGCGGGCCGCCGACGAGCTGATCGTGTTGTCCGAGGCAATTAACATCGCATCCGGAAAATCCGGCGCGTTTGACACGGACGGGCACACCGTTCGCTACACGGGTGTGTTTGCCCCGGCATCGAGCGGCACGTTTGTGAAAACAGGTGCCGGTGTTTTTGAAATGATGGGCGACAACTCAGGATACAACGGATCCCTGCTGGTCGCCGGAGGCGATTTGCTGTTGCGCAATGAGGCGATGACGTTGTCACGACTCGGAGGCACCGTGCGTGTGACCGACGGGGGCACTTTTGGCGGCGAAGGCGAGGTTCTTGGCAGTGTGACCGTGGGGCGGGGCGGGGCGCTGAGAATCGGCGCCGCGGTGACCGGGGCCGAACAACTTTCAGTGGCCGATTTGCGCATGGAAAACGGCTCGATGATTTATGGCGGCGGCATCCTTGCCGGTAGCATGAAAATCGGCGCCGCCGAGGGGGATTTGATTACGCTGACCAACATCACCGCCAAGCCGGTGACCATCACCGCGGCGACCGGCGGCGATGGAACACTTGTGAAGGCGGGCGGCGGATTGCTCACGCTTTCGGGCACCGCGACGATGGGGCACAAGCAGACGCGCATCGAGGGCGGCATCGTGTATGTCCGCGACATTGATCCGTCGGAGATTTCCTCGCTCGTGCATTCCTTTGACCTTGCGGGCGGCTGGCTGGACCTGGCCGATGTGCGCGACTTTGGCGATGTGCCGTATGACCAGTGGACCAACTTGACGCTCAGCGGAAACGCGGGCGGTGTCATTGGTTATGGCGACGCGATCACGCTGCGCGAGGGCGATGTGGGCTTCCAGATCGGCGGCTCGGGCACGGGAGTCGGCGTGTTTGTCGTGGTGGACGCCGGCACCGGCACGGCCACGCTCAGCGGCAGCAGCAATTATGTCGGCTACACCCGGGTGGACAGTGGCGTGCTCGCCGTCAGCAATGATTTTAACCTGGGCAACACCGACACGAGCATCGCCGCTCCCCGCGATGTCATTCTCAACGGCGGAAACTTGCTCGCGGCCGGCGGCTTCACCAGCGAGCGCAAGATCGAGATGCGCCAGGCAGGCTCGGTCATCGTGAACAGCGGCACCGCCTCGTTGCTAGCCCTCTCCGGAACGGGCGACTTTACAAAGGAGGGGAAGGGCACGCTTTTCCTCACGCTGCCCGGTAATGAAACCAGCACTCACACTGGCGCAAAGACTGTTGTCGCCGGTGTCCTCCAGGGCCGCGCCAATGTGTTGACCGGCCTCATCACCAACAGCGGCACGGTGGCCCTTTACGCCTCCGAGGATGATTATCCAACCGGTGTGTTCACCGGCACCATCAGCGGCGGCGCGTTTGCAAAGGCCGGCGACGGCATCGCCGATATCGGTTCCACCGCCGCGTTTATCGGACTCTCTTCCGTGCGCGTGGAGGACGGCGTTCTTACCAGCACAAGCCGGCCGTTGGTAATCTCGGCCGCGGCATCCGTTGACATTGGAGATCGAGGCACGTTCAGCTTTCCCAAGGGCGGGGTGTTGACGACGCCGCTGGTTCGCAATCAAGGCATGATACGCGTCGGCTTTGGGGCGGGCGGAAGTGTCCCCAACGAAAAACTGACCATCAACGGCGATTACCATGGCGGCGCATCCAACGACGCTCCCGGTTATCTCACACTCGGCCTCGGATCTGTCGTGGGCGGGCAGGTGATCGACGCCGACACGCTTTACATCACCGGTTCGGCGACCGGCAAAACGCATGTGACTTTTGTGCGCCAGACCGGGAACGATCCCTTTGCGGACAATCTCGCGGGCCAGGCCGATTCGCTTCCGCTCAATGTGATTCGAGTGGAGGGCGGCGGCGGCGAGTTTCTCCAAAGCGGACGCCTCACCTATGGCGTAAAAGATTACGTGCTCACTTACGAGCCGGACACCGGCACGAGCCACTGGCGCATTTCAACCGCCTCCGAGATTCCGGCGATCGTGGCGGTTGACGCCGCGCTTATGCTTGCCAACCACGCCTCGTTTGGAGGTCTTTCCCAGCGCCTTGAATCGATGGGATTGCTCGACGGTTACAAGGGACGGCAAGGGTTCGATTTCTGGGTCAACGGCATTTATCGCCGCGACAAATTCTCGGACACGATTTATGACGGCGCGACCGCCAACACCTACGGATGGCAGGCCGGTGTGGATTACACCGATGCCAACCGCACGTTTGCGCTCGGCGTTTTCTTTGAGCAGATCACCTCGGACACCGACATGCCCTACGCCACCGACACCAAGTCGGATACCGACGGGTTTGGCGCCTATATCACCTACCGTCCGTCCAAGTGGTTCTTTAATCTCCTCATTCGTTTGAGCAAGGGCACCTACGATATAAACATTCCCAACACGCCCCAATTCGGCACCGACACCGGCAGCGCGGGTATTTCCGTCGAGGTCGCGCGCTATTATGAATTTGGCAACGGCTGGTTGGTGGAACCGCAAGTTCAATTCCTGTGGAGCCGTTCCAATGTGGACAACACGAAGGACAGCGTGCCCGTGTCCGGCATCGAAGATCCCCTCACCAACTACGGGCGCGAATATCGTGTGAGCGCGATCGATTACAGCTCGTTGCGCGCCAGCGTCATGGTCAGCCGACGCTTCGTCACCGGTAATAATTGGGAGCTCCGGCCCTATGCCCGCGCCTCGTTTGCCAATGAGTTTGGCGGCGATACTGACATGACGGTATATACAATCGGCGAGACTATAAAATATAAGAACTCGCTCGGCGGAACCTACGGCACGCTCAGCGGTGGCGCGACTGTGCGCATTCACGACCGTTTCGATATATGGACTGATCTGGCCTGGTATTGCGCCGGCAAGATCGACGGGTTCAGCGTCAACTTCGGCGCGGGCTATCGTTTTTGA